A single genomic interval of Asinibacterium sp. OR53 harbors:
- a CDS encoding helix-turn-helix domain-containing protein: MSSNIYIERVCQCCNSKFIARTTKTKYCSNKCSSRAYKHAARREKLEIAKIEASITGKIRTKVNFPELVGKELLTITEASALLNITHVTLRRWIKESRIISSKIGKKHLIRREYLDALIQ, encoded by the coding sequence ATGAGTAGCAACATCTATATTGAAAGAGTTTGCCAGTGCTGCAACAGTAAATTCATCGCCAGAACAACCAAAACGAAGTATTGCTCCAATAAATGCAGTAGCAGGGCATACAAGCATGCAGCAAGACGGGAAAAATTGGAGATCGCAAAGATTGAAGCCAGTATCACAGGAAAGATAAGAACAAAGGTAAATTTCCCGGAGCTGGTGGGAAAGGAACTGTTAACGATAACGGAAGCAAGCGCACTGCTGAATATTACCCATGTAACCCTGAGAAGGTGGATAAAAGAGAGCCGTATTATTAGTTCTAAGATAGGAAAAAAACATTTAATAAGACGTGAATATTTGGATGCGTTGATCCAATAA
- a CDS encoding site-specific integrase, translating into MLLAESVKAQRVLDHQTTGHGFVSSIKGKVGFLDYFKKLADRKREDSNGNYGNWQSAYEHLKTYTGRKEYTLDQIDENFLEGFKQYLQGNIVRRGTGKLGANSSLSYYNKVKAALREAYMNKMIKENPSTRVKGLKPGESHRQYLTLEELQTLAGTQCDNSLLKKAFLFSALTGLRWSDVKNLCWNKIRYTENGGWSLEYVQKKTKAAEILPLSDQAVKILGEKLDMNTAVFKDLCYHTHMNKQLQDWINRAGINKKITFHCARHTFATLQLSMDTDIYTVSKLLGHRHLKTTEIYAKVIDKKKIEAVQKHSFL; encoded by the coding sequence ATGCTGCTGGCGGAATCTGTCAAAGCGCAACGGGTATTAGACCATCAAACAACTGGTCATGGGTTTGTAAGCAGTATAAAAGGTAAGGTTGGTTTCCTTGATTATTTTAAGAAACTGGCTGACAGGAAGCGGGAAGATTCCAACGGTAATTATGGTAACTGGCAGAGTGCTTACGAACATCTGAAGACATATACTGGAAGAAAGGAGTATACGCTGGATCAGATCGATGAAAACTTCCTCGAAGGGTTCAAACAATACCTGCAGGGTAATATCGTAAGACGGGGAACCGGTAAACTGGGAGCAAACTCTTCCCTCTCGTATTATAACAAAGTAAAAGCAGCATTGCGGGAAGCATACATGAACAAAATGATCAAAGAAAACCCCAGTACTCGTGTAAAGGGATTAAAACCGGGAGAATCACACCGCCAGTACCTGACTTTGGAGGAATTACAGACATTGGCTGGAACGCAGTGTGATAATTCATTGCTCAAGAAAGCGTTCCTGTTCAGTGCATTAACAGGTTTGAGATGGAGTGATGTAAAGAACCTGTGTTGGAACAAAATACGGTATACAGAGAATGGTGGATGGAGTCTTGAATATGTACAGAAGAAGACAAAGGCGGCAGAGATATTACCATTATCAGATCAGGCGGTAAAAATACTGGGAGAGAAACTGGATATGAACACAGCGGTATTTAAAGACCTGTGTTACCACACCCACATGAATAAACAACTACAGGACTGGATCAACAGGGCTGGAATCAATAAGAAAATCACTTTCCACTGTGCGAGACACACTTTTGCAACGTTGCAGCTTTCTATGGATACTGATATTTACACGGTCAGTAAACTGTTAGGACATCGACACCTGAAAACAACCGAAATCTATGCGAAGGTGATTGATAAAAAGAAGATCGAAGCGGTACAAAAACACTCTTTTTTATAA
- a CDS encoding helix-turn-helix domain-containing protein, with translation MEKQILQELQEIKRLLSLHKEVFTLEEFCTYAGLSQNQGYHLTSTRQVPFYRPFGKKIYLRKDDVMDFLLKNPAGTRAAIAKKSVLKTIKQ, from the coding sequence ATGGAAAAACAAATCCTACAGGAGTTGCAAGAAATAAAACGACTCCTATCACTTCACAAAGAAGTATTCACTCTTGAAGAGTTCTGCACCTATGCAGGTCTTTCACAAAATCAAGGCTATCATTTAACGTCAACCCGACAGGTACCCTTTTACCGACCCTTTGGTAAAAAGATTTACCTGCGTAAAGATGATGTAATGGACTTTCTATTGAAAAATCCAGCAGGTACTCGTGCAGCAATCGCAAAGAAATCAGTATTAAAAACAATAAAACAATAA
- a CDS encoding BT4734/BF3469 family protein, with protein MKQTISNFRNMSVPTGVMSLQQVYDLIIGDDLMEQTNQLRTLLREGKKTEFDEQKKKLPAVTFSGEFEGGRKTENLVRYTQHVCLDFDKIPTPEELERAKAIIKDEVITKLVFVSPSGKGLKVVVEVEASVENHKDVYAQVAKYYADKIGFPADHTSDVPRLTFLCWDKDAFFNELYEVVAYQPVEKKQEVKKPVERNGSPIDCQVREIFEYAISFTERVCKFEEGSRNKFVLTLASNCNKWGLCKDFVIDLCIDRYTDSGFDEKEIERVVNNAYKNTELYNTWNRPVIIQPEVLISKETLPIVNEIAEDTTSFFNDDVYDNLPGLIRDVTDVFTVKREKDMFLLSFVTIISGHLHSITGWYIDDLLYANIYSLLIAPAASGKRMMSKAMDIFSWVDANKKTNYAPLISINGTFKSIISQLNNSDGTGVLYDEEIEALSKLLKYDKNGMSFILKQGYDNRVLRNGRVASNQEIVQTPKFSFLTAGNPHQLPNVVPVVSDGAFSRNLFYTYNDVTPFYDVRPGGWKHFVEQKEEYTEQLSTLIDFTLSHPFDFTFTDDQFDRIRTNGLELQQQYNVAKEQHMDQVIKRNGRAIFKIAMLLSAFRKWSERNSDNKYICHDTDFNTAFSMIETLTVHAYFAGQILKGEGKTTVSSVVDRKTKMLEAVPDCFTKDDAEQVIKDLGFNVHERTVYNDLQRLEKDGVLTHEHNKYCKKATL; from the coding sequence ATGAAACAGACAATTTCAAATTTCAGGAACATGTCAGTTCCCACAGGAGTAATGAGTTTACAACAAGTTTATGACCTTATCATAGGTGATGATCTGATGGAACAAACCAATCAGTTGAGAACCCTATTAAGAGAAGGAAAGAAAACGGAGTTCGATGAACAAAAAAAGAAACTACCTGCTGTTACCTTTTCAGGAGAGTTCGAAGGGGGTAGAAAGACTGAAAATCTGGTCAGGTATACCCAACACGTTTGTCTTGATTTCGATAAAATACCTACTCCGGAAGAATTGGAGCGTGCAAAAGCAATAATAAAGGACGAGGTGATAACGAAGCTGGTGTTTGTAAGCCCTTCAGGTAAAGGGTTAAAAGTTGTTGTTGAAGTCGAAGCATCGGTGGAAAACCATAAAGATGTGTATGCACAGGTTGCAAAATACTATGCGGATAAAATCGGGTTCCCGGCAGACCACACTTCTGATGTCCCACGTCTTACATTCCTTTGTTGGGATAAAGATGCATTTTTCAATGAGTTGTATGAAGTGGTTGCTTATCAACCAGTAGAAAAGAAACAGGAGGTAAAGAAACCAGTGGAAAGAAATGGATCCCCTATTGACTGTCAGGTGAGAGAGATTTTCGAATACGCGATCAGTTTTACTGAAAGAGTATGCAAATTCGAGGAAGGGAGCCGGAATAAATTTGTGCTCACGCTGGCTAGCAACTGTAACAAATGGGGTCTATGTAAAGACTTTGTAATTGATTTGTGTATTGATCGTTATACTGATAGTGGATTCGATGAAAAAGAGATCGAACGAGTAGTGAACAACGCTTATAAAAACACTGAACTTTATAACACATGGAACAGACCAGTTATAATACAACCCGAGGTTTTGATCTCAAAAGAAACACTTCCCATTGTAAATGAAATTGCAGAGGATACAACATCATTCTTTAATGATGATGTGTACGACAACCTCCCGGGATTAATACGCGATGTAACCGATGTGTTTACAGTGAAAAGAGAGAAGGATATGTTCCTCCTGTCTTTCGTCACAATTATAAGCGGACACTTGCACTCTATAACTGGTTGGTATATTGATGATCTTTTGTATGCAAACATTTATTCACTTCTTATTGCTCCTGCTGCATCTGGTAAACGGATGATGAGTAAAGCAATGGATATATTTTCATGGGTAGATGCTAATAAAAAAACAAATTACGCGCCACTGATTTCGATCAATGGTACCTTTAAATCTATCATAAGCCAACTGAATAACAGTGATGGAACAGGGGTATTATATGACGAAGAGATTGAGGCGTTGAGTAAGTTACTGAAGTATGATAAGAATGGAATGAGTTTTATTTTAAAACAGGGATACGATAACAGAGTGTTGCGAAATGGCAGAGTTGCATCGAACCAGGAAATAGTGCAAACACCTAAGTTTTCGTTTTTGACTGCCGGTAACCCTCACCAGCTTCCGAATGTAGTTCCGGTTGTCAGTGATGGAGCGTTTAGTAGAAACCTGTTTTATACCTACAACGACGTAACACCATTCTATGATGTGAGACCTGGTGGATGGAAACACTTTGTTGAACAAAAAGAAGAGTATACAGAGCAGTTATCCACCCTTATTGATTTTACACTTTCACATCCATTTGATTTCACATTTACTGATGATCAATTCGATCGTATCAGAACTAATGGGTTGGAACTACAACAACAATATAATGTTGCAAAGGAACAACACATGGATCAGGTGATAAAACGGAATGGACGTGCAATTTTCAAAATTGCAATGCTGCTCAGCGCATTCCGAAAGTGGTCAGAAAGGAACAGTGATAATAAATATATCTGTCACGATACTGATTTTAATACTGCTTTCTCGATGATCGAAACATTGACTGTTCATGCCTACTTCGCCGGACAAATCTTAAAGGGTGAAGGAAAAACCACAGTGTCGAGTGTTGTAGATAGGAAAACCAAGATGCTGGAAGCGGTTCCTGATTGTTTCACCAAGGACGATGCCGAACAGGTCATTAAAGACCTTGGATTTAATGTTCATGAACGAACTGTATATAATGATCTGCAGAGGTTGGAAAAGGATGGTGTCCTAACCCATGAACACAATAAATATTGTAAAAAAGCGACTCTGTAG
- a CDS encoding helix-turn-helix transcriptional regulator yields MINVKNKKLVTALGERIRSLRLKQELSQEDLANEADVPLSQIGRIERGENNPTISTLYVIAKALKVDLKVLVDVKF; encoded by the coding sequence GTGATTAACGTGAAAAACAAGAAGTTGGTAACAGCCCTAGGGGAACGAATACGGAGCCTAAGGTTAAAGCAAGAACTATCCCAGGAAGACCTTGCCAATGAAGCTGACGTCCCCCTGTCACAGATCGGTCGCATAGAACGCGGTGAGAACAATCCCACCATATCCACTCTATACGTTATTGCGAAAGCGCTTAAAGTTGATTTGAAAGTGTTGGTAGATGTTAAATTCTAA